In Microbacterium binotii, one DNA window encodes the following:
- the leuS gene encoding leucine--tRNA ligase: MSTTSTDTAGASADGGFDAHAIQDKWQQRWAESDPFRAGGENDTRPRKYVLAMFPYPSGDLHMGHAENYLYSDIVARFWRHRGYNVLHPIGWDSFGLPAENAAIKRGANPVTWTYDNIAQQKESLKAYGVSFDWSRVLHTSDPEYYRWNQWLFQKLYERGLAYRKESPVNWCTHDQTVLANEQVIDGHCERCGAVVVKKKLTQWYFRITDYADRLLDDLNQLEGFWPHKVIQMQRNWIGRSIGADIDFEIEGRAEKVTVFSTRPDTLHGATFMVVAPDSDLAAELAAGAGPEARERFQAYLSQVQQTTDVERQNADRPKTGVFLDRYAINPINGERLPIWAADYVLADYGHGAVMAVPAHDQRDLDFARAFDLPVKIVVDTTAPITGAVPVIELDADGNPIDPLEGTDTLDDIDPVRTGVALSGDGRLINSGSLNGLSKRNAIARAIEELTVAGTGRAAKTYRLRDWLISRQRFWGTPIPMLHGDDGRIVPVPDDQLPVRLPDPEGLNLLPQGTSPLGGATEWVQASDPETGEPMRRDPDTMDTFVDSSWYYLRFLSPGDPDAAFSGREASKWAPVDFYIGGVEHAILHLLYARFIVKALYDMGYVDFTEPFSSLINQGMVILDGAKMSKSKGNLVLFQDELDAHGADALRVGLAFAGPVEDDKDWKDVSTTGATKFLARALRIAGEVSSPTDAVWAEGDTALRRVTHRLWADAPSLIEQTKFNVVVARLMELVNATRKTIDSGAGAADPAVREAAEATAMILDLFAPHTAEEMWSQLGYEPSVGLASWRQPDGTLLVEDTVTAVVQIDGKVRATLEVSAKVGGEELERLAREDVRVQRALGEREIVRAIVRPPKVVSFSTR; encoded by the coding sequence GTGTCTACGACCTCGACCGACACCGCAGGCGCGTCCGCCGACGGCGGCTTCGACGCCCACGCCATCCAGGACAAGTGGCAGCAGCGCTGGGCGGAAAGCGACCCGTTCCGCGCCGGCGGCGAGAACGACACCCGCCCGCGCAAGTACGTGCTCGCGATGTTCCCGTACCCTTCCGGCGACCTGCACATGGGGCACGCCGAGAACTACCTCTACTCGGACATCGTCGCGCGGTTCTGGCGTCACCGCGGCTACAACGTGCTGCACCCGATCGGATGGGACTCCTTCGGTCTCCCGGCCGAGAACGCGGCCATCAAGCGCGGCGCGAACCCCGTCACCTGGACGTACGACAACATCGCGCAGCAGAAGGAGAGCCTCAAGGCCTACGGCGTCTCCTTCGACTGGAGCCGTGTCCTGCACACGAGCGACCCGGAGTACTACCGCTGGAACCAGTGGCTGTTCCAGAAGCTCTACGAGCGTGGCCTGGCGTATCGCAAGGAGAGCCCGGTCAACTGGTGCACGCACGATCAAACGGTGCTCGCCAACGAGCAGGTCATCGACGGGCACTGCGAGCGCTGCGGCGCGGTGGTCGTCAAGAAGAAGCTGACGCAGTGGTACTTCCGGATCACGGACTACGCCGACCGGCTGCTCGACGACCTCAACCAGCTCGAGGGCTTCTGGCCGCACAAGGTCATCCAGATGCAGCGCAACTGGATCGGCCGCTCGATCGGTGCCGACATCGACTTCGAGATCGAGGGGCGCGCCGAGAAGGTCACGGTCTTCTCCACGCGCCCCGACACGCTGCACGGCGCCACCTTCATGGTCGTCGCCCCCGACTCCGACCTCGCGGCGGAGCTGGCGGCGGGAGCCGGTCCCGAGGCGCGCGAGCGCTTCCAGGCCTACCTCTCCCAGGTGCAGCAGACGACGGATGTGGAGCGTCAGAACGCCGACCGGCCGAAGACGGGCGTGTTCCTCGACCGTTACGCGATCAACCCCATCAACGGGGAACGACTGCCGATCTGGGCGGCCGACTACGTCCTGGCCGACTACGGTCACGGCGCGGTCATGGCCGTGCCGGCGCACGACCAGCGCGACCTCGACTTCGCGCGTGCGTTCGATCTGCCGGTGAAGATCGTCGTCGACACGACGGCACCCATCACCGGTGCCGTGCCGGTCATCGAGCTCGACGCCGACGGCAACCCGATCGACCCGCTCGAGGGCACCGACACCCTTGACGACATCGACCCGGTGCGCACCGGTGTCGCGCTCAGCGGAGACGGCCGCCTCATCAACTCGGGCAGCCTGAACGGTCTCAGCAAGCGCAACGCGATCGCGCGCGCGATCGAGGAGCTCACGGTGGCCGGGACGGGTCGCGCGGCGAAGACCTATCGCCTGCGGGACTGGCTGATCTCGCGCCAGCGGTTCTGGGGCACCCCCATCCCGATGTTGCACGGCGACGACGGCCGCATCGTTCCGGTGCCCGACGACCAGCTGCCCGTGCGCCTGCCCGACCCCGAGGGGCTCAACCTGCTGCCGCAGGGCACCTCGCCGCTGGGGGGCGCGACCGAGTGGGTGCAGGCGAGCGACCCGGAGACCGGCGAGCCCATGCGTCGTGACCCGGACACGATGGACACCTTCGTCGACAGCTCCTGGTACTACCTGCGCTTCCTGTCGCCGGGGGATCCCGACGCCGCATTCTCGGGTCGCGAGGCCTCGAAGTGGGCGCCGGTGGACTTCTACATCGGTGGCGTCGAGCACGCGATCCTGCACCTGCTGTACGCGCGGTTCATCGTCAAGGCGCTCTACGACATGGGCTACGTCGACTTCACCGAGCCCTTCTCCAGCCTGATCAACCAGGGCATGGTCATCCTCGACGGCGCGAAGATGTCCAAGAGCAAGGGCAACCTCGTGCTGTTCCAGGACGAGCTCGACGCCCACGGCGCCGACGCGCTGCGCGTCGGACTGGCCTTCGCGGGCCCCGTCGAGGACGACAAGGACTGGAAGGACGTCTCGACGACCGGCGCGACGAAGTTCCTCGCGCGTGCGCTGCGCATCGCGGGCGAGGTCTCCAGCCCCACGGATGCGGTGTGGGCCGAGGGCGACACGGCGCTGCGCCGCGTCACGCACCGCCTGTGGGCGGATGCGCCCTCCCTCATCGAGCAGACGAAGTTCAACGTCGTCGTCGCGCGTCTCATGGAGCTCGTCAACGCCACGCGCAAGACGATCGACTCGGGCGCGGGCGCGGCGGACCCCGCCGTCCGCGAGGCCGCCGAAGCCACCGCGATGATCCTCGACCTGTTCGCGCCGCACACGGCTGAGGAGATGTGGTCACAGCTCGGCTACGAGCCGTCCGTCGGTCTCGCATCGTGGCGTCAGCCCGACGGCACGCTGCTGGTGGAGGACACCGTCACCGCTGTCGTCCAGATCGACGGCAAGGTGCGCGCGACGCTGGAGGTGTCGGCCAAGGTCGGCGGCGAGGAGCTCGAGCGGCTGGCGCGCGAGGACGTGCGCGTGCAGCGCGCGCTCGGCGAGCGCGAGATCGTCCGGGCGATCGTTCGTCCGCCGAAGGTCGTGAGCTTCAGCACGCGCTGA
- a CDS encoding anthranilate synthase component I family protein, which yields MPAAPIRVHGANDPAAVHALFAERDHTFWLDAGPGAGAGYSWIGCGIPVEGAEIRSVRLATGGAAPHPAGPFRNGWVGWLSYESGADAAGAPVAADDMPRESWMRVRTLVTFDHAAGATWVSGDDAEAWAERIASASPVAPVAVPDRGAATARVDALRYADDIRTAIEAIGRGDAYLLCLTTRFDVAGEVDALDAYAALRSDTPSHHGLLLRSGGIALAGASPERFLLARDGRVSTHPIKGTRPRGATPEADAALAAELAADPKERAENVMIVDLMRNDLARVCDPATVSVDRLLEVETYPRVHQLVSSVSGVPHPGITLGEMLAAVFPAGSMTGAPKLSAMTLLNGIEGAPRGAFSGCAGWVGEDGAFDLAMTIRTLVVHPGGAYVGAGGGITWSSDVAAEVAEVALKATAPLRAAGARLPADWGG from the coding sequence GTGCCCGCTGCTCCCATCCGCGTGCACGGCGCGAACGATCCCGCAGCCGTCCACGCACTGTTCGCCGAGCGCGACCACACGTTCTGGCTCGACGCGGGGCCCGGTGCCGGCGCCGGTTACAGCTGGATCGGATGCGGCATCCCGGTCGAGGGCGCCGAGATCCGATCGGTGAGGCTCGCGACGGGCGGTGCTGCGCCGCATCCAGCCGGACCGTTCCGGAACGGCTGGGTGGGGTGGCTCTCGTACGAGAGCGGTGCGGATGCAGCAGGCGCGCCGGTCGCCGCCGACGACATGCCTCGCGAGAGCTGGATGAGGGTGCGCACCCTCGTGACGTTCGACCACGCCGCCGGCGCGACCTGGGTCAGCGGCGACGACGCCGAAGCCTGGGCGGAGCGCATCGCGTCGGCGTCTCCGGTCGCTCCGGTCGCGGTTCCGGATCGGGGCGCGGCGACCGCGCGGGTCGACGCGCTCCGCTATGCCGACGACATCCGCACCGCCATCGAGGCCATCGGCCGAGGGGATGCGTACCTGCTGTGTCTCACGACGCGATTCGATGTGGCCGGCGAGGTCGACGCGCTCGACGCCTACGCGGCGCTGCGATCGGACACCCCCTCGCATCACGGGCTCCTGCTCCGAAGCGGCGGGATCGCGCTGGCGGGTGCGAGTCCGGAGCGCTTCCTGCTCGCGCGCGACGGACGCGTCAGCACGCATCCGATCAAGGGCACGCGTCCGCGCGGTGCGACTCCCGAGGCCGACGCCGCCCTCGCCGCCGAGCTCGCGGCCGACCCGAAGGAGCGCGCCGAGAACGTCATGATCGTCGACCTCATGCGCAACGACCTGGCGCGCGTGTGCGACCCGGCGACGGTGAGTGTCGACCGTCTTCTGGAGGTGGAGACGTATCCGCGCGTGCATCAGCTCGTGAGCTCGGTCAGCGGGGTGCCGCATCCGGGAATCACGCTGGGGGAGATGCTGGCGGCGGTCTTCCCCGCGGGCAGCATGACGGGAGCTCCCAAACTGTCGGCGATGACACTGCTGAACGGCATCGAAGGGGCGCCCCGGGGCGCCTTCTCCGGCTGTGCCGGCTGGGTGGGAGAGGACGGGGCGTTCGATCTGGCCATGACGATCCGCACCCTCGTCGTGCACCCAGGGGGCGCCTATGTGGGCGCGGGCGGCGGGATCACCTGGTCCTCCGACGTCGCCGCCGAGGTCGCGGAGGTGGCGCTCAAGGCCACGGCGCCGCTGCGGGCCGCAGGGGCGAGGCTCCCGGCCGACTGGGGTGGTTAG
- a CDS encoding DedA family protein: MNDLLTAILDAVREVDPVLRVILAGVAIMLETSVLVGLIVPGDTIVIVAGTAVATPLEGVLLGAAVVLGSLMGETLGYILGRYLGPWLRRSRLGRRIGEENWARSERYLERRGGPAIFISRFLPVLHSLVPLTVGMARFPYRRFLAWTAPACIIWASLYIGVAAAAAGTYRELSARIHYAGYIFVAIIVVFVVLVFIGKKIIERVERRHMAEPASTPEPRATDVED, from the coding sequence GTGAACGATCTGCTCACCGCGATCCTCGATGCCGTGCGCGAGGTGGATCCGGTGCTGCGCGTCATTCTCGCCGGCGTCGCCATCATGCTGGAGACGAGCGTCCTCGTCGGACTCATCGTTCCGGGCGACACGATCGTCATCGTGGCGGGCACCGCGGTCGCCACGCCCCTGGAAGGCGTTCTCCTCGGCGCTGCCGTCGTGCTCGGGTCGCTGATGGGCGAGACGCTCGGATATATCCTGGGCCGCTATCTGGGCCCGTGGTTGCGCCGGTCACGCCTCGGGCGACGCATCGGCGAGGAGAACTGGGCGAGGTCGGAGCGCTACCTGGAACGCCGCGGCGGGCCCGCCATCTTCATCTCCCGTTTCCTGCCGGTGCTCCACTCGCTCGTGCCGTTGACGGTCGGCATGGCGCGCTTCCCGTATCGCCGGTTCCTCGCGTGGACGGCGCCCGCATGCATCATCTGGGCGAGCCTCTACATCGGTGTCGCGGCGGCCGCTGCGGGCACGTACCGCGAGCTTTCCGCGCGCATCCACTACGCGGGCTACATCTTCGTCGCCATCATCGTGGTGTTCGTCGTGCTGGTGTTCATCGGAAAGAAGATCATCGAGCGGGTCGAGCGTCGGCACATGGCCGAGCCCGCGTCCACCCCGGAGCCCCGCGCGACGGACGTGGAAGACTGA
- a CDS encoding App1 family protein → MAESSRPTRSDKILWIARLERRFHAWRERGARRRGRTPSVAAFPGYGSERWVRVLARVVIPPVGRDKGEYAGIRGWRSFAAIPVAYGQVRVTVGSETHDVVADRGGVVDVVLPATLEPGWQTLTAQVEGGQTTTLRVFIVSDGARFGVVSDIDDTVMVTAIPRPMLAAWNSFVVNEHARQPVPGMSVLLERVTREHPGAPLVYLSTGSWNVAPTLTRFLRRHLFPSGAMLLTDWGPTHDRWFRSGRAHKSTNLSRLAQEFPDIRWLLIGDDGQADDAIYTEFAGAHPANVAAVAIRRLTPAEAVLAGGRTAVNDHSAASVPWVSGDDGAELLDRLEEAGVVRPGVG, encoded by the coding sequence GTGGCCGAATCTTCTCGTCCGACCCGTTCCGACAAGATCCTCTGGATCGCCCGACTCGAGCGCCGATTTCACGCGTGGCGTGAACGGGGCGCCCGTCGTCGTGGGCGCACACCATCGGTGGCGGCCTTTCCCGGCTACGGTTCCGAGCGCTGGGTGCGGGTGCTCGCACGCGTCGTGATCCCCCCGGTCGGCCGGGACAAGGGCGAGTACGCAGGCATCCGCGGATGGCGGAGCTTCGCCGCAATCCCTGTCGCGTACGGTCAGGTCCGAGTCACCGTGGGTAGCGAGACGCACGACGTCGTCGCCGACCGCGGCGGCGTCGTGGACGTGGTGCTCCCGGCGACCCTGGAGCCGGGCTGGCAGACGCTCACGGCGCAGGTGGAGGGCGGGCAGACCACCACGCTGCGCGTGTTCATCGTCTCCGACGGCGCCAGGTTCGGTGTCGTGAGCGACATCGACGACACGGTCATGGTCACCGCCATCCCCCGTCCGATGCTTGCGGCGTGGAACTCCTTCGTCGTCAACGAACACGCGCGGCAGCCCGTCCCCGGGATGTCGGTGCTGCTCGAGCGTGTGACGCGCGAGCATCCCGGCGCCCCCCTGGTCTATCTGTCGACGGGCTCGTGGAACGTCGCCCCGACACTCACCCGTTTCCTGCGCAGACACCTCTTCCCCTCCGGTGCGATGCTGCTGACCGACTGGGGGCCGACACACGATCGATGGTTCCGCAGCGGGCGCGCGCACAAGTCGACCAATCTCAGCCGACTTGCGCAGGAGTTCCCCGACATCCGCTGGCTGCTCATCGGGGACGACGGGCAGGCCGACGATGCGATCTACACCGAGTTCGCGGGCGCGCATCCCGCTAACGTCGCCGCCGTCGCCATCCGCCGTCTGACGCCCGCAGAAGCCGTGCTCGCCGGTGGCCGGACGGCCGTGAACGACCACTCCGCCGCGAGCGTGCCGTGGGTCAGCGGCGACGACGGAGCCGAACTGCTCGATCGGCTGGAAGAGGCCGGTGTCGTACGCCCCGGCGTAGGCTGA
- a CDS encoding SOS response-associated peptidase — MCGRFVVANVASELVGVLRVDTINPSLPAPSFNVAPMSTAAIVLDSAKTEPPTRRLEPARWGLVPAWAKDPKIGARAFNARAEELEEKPMFRGALIKRRAVVPTTGYYEWKQLADGKEPHFIHPADDSPLFLAGLYEWWKDPSKGDDDPDRWLLSFTILTRDAIGALGSIHDRMPLFLDADFADAWLDTDTENVGDILDAAIDAAPDLAETLETRVVSPAVGNVRNDSPALIEPA; from the coding sequence ATGTGTGGTCGGTTCGTCGTCGCCAATGTCGCGTCGGAGCTCGTCGGAGTGCTGCGCGTCGACACGATCAACCCCTCGCTCCCTGCGCCGTCCTTCAACGTCGCACCGATGAGCACGGCGGCCATCGTGCTGGACTCCGCCAAGACCGAGCCGCCCACGCGGCGACTGGAGCCCGCGAGGTGGGGCCTGGTGCCCGCGTGGGCGAAGGATCCGAAGATCGGGGCCCGCGCCTTCAACGCCCGCGCGGAGGAGCTCGAGGAGAAGCCCATGTTCCGCGGTGCTCTCATCAAGCGCCGCGCCGTCGTCCCGACGACCGGCTACTACGAGTGGAAGCAGCTCGCCGACGGCAAGGAGCCGCACTTCATCCACCCGGCCGACGATTCGCCCCTGTTCCTGGCGGGGCTGTACGAATGGTGGAAGGACCCGAGCAAGGGCGATGACGACCCCGACCGCTGGCTGCTGAGCTTCACCATCCTGACCCGCGACGCGATCGGCGCCCTGGGTTCGATCCACGACCGGATGCCCCTCTTCCTCGACGCCGACTTCGCCGATGCGTGGCTCGACACCGACACGGAGAACGTCGGCGACATCCTCGATGCCGCCATCGACGCGGCTCCGGATCTCGCCGAGACCCTCGAGACACGGGTCGTCTCCCCCGCCGTCGGCAACGTGCGCAACGACTCGCCCGCGCTGATCGAACCCGCGTGA
- a CDS encoding 3-methyladenine DNA glycosylase codes for MSAATSLLTPETVLSSDDWRSRERRHVERADALTAGRRARVARGQTHPVEDFLFTYYGYKPALLRRWHPGTSYALADAAHEARADWRWYVSDENHALRVDARAFAAEKRLLLTGVAAILEGARGRSAQYGCFGMHEWAMLYRSPAPRHAVPLRLGSAGTDAVVESHELRCTHFDAFRFFTDDAAPRNRVLLARDTQSAHEQPGCLHAGMDLYKWAVKLGPLVPGHTLLDAFELARDIRALDMRASPYDLRDWGYEPVAVETAEGKAAYVAEQRAFTLRAEPLREQLLAHIRSASAA; via the coding sequence GTGAGCGCCGCGACGTCCCTCCTCACGCCGGAGACCGTCCTCAGCAGCGATGACTGGCGCTCCCGTGAGCGCCGTCACGTCGAACGGGCCGATGCGCTCACCGCCGGACGTCGTGCCCGCGTCGCGCGGGGCCAGACGCATCCCGTCGAGGACTTCCTCTTCACGTACTACGGCTACAAGCCGGCGCTGCTGCGCCGCTGGCATCCGGGTACGTCGTACGCGCTGGCGGATGCGGCGCACGAGGCCCGTGCCGATTGGCGCTGGTACGTCAGCGACGAGAACCACGCCCTGCGCGTCGATGCGCGCGCGTTCGCCGCCGAGAAGAGGCTCCTCCTCACCGGCGTCGCCGCGATCCTGGAAGGCGCGCGCGGGCGGAGCGCGCAGTACGGCTGCTTCGGTATGCACGAGTGGGCGATGCTCTACCGCTCTCCAGCTCCCCGCCATGCGGTGCCGTTGCGGCTGGGATCGGCGGGCACGGACGCGGTGGTCGAATCGCATGAGCTGCGGTGCACCCACTTCGACGCCTTCCGCTTCTTCACCGACGATGCGGCGCCCCGCAACCGTGTGCTGCTCGCGCGCGACACCCAGTCCGCCCACGAGCAGCCGGGCTGCCTGCACGCGGGCATGGACCTCTACAAATGGGCGGTTAAGCTCGGTCCGCTCGTGCCCGGGCACACGCTGCTCGACGCGTTCGAGCTCGCCCGCGATATCCGGGCGCTCGACATGCGCGCCTCGCCGTATGACCTGCGCGACTGGGGTTACGAACCCGTCGCCGTGGAGACGGCGGAAGGCAAGGCCGCGTACGTCGCCGAGCAGCGGGCGTTCACTCTCCGGGCTGAGCCGTTGCGCGAGCAGCTGCTCGCCCACATCCGCTCGGCGTCGGCAGCCTGA
- a CDS encoding ATP-binding protein, protein MNELYLADIPRSFTAIAEWGACFVFVLIVARRARWWVTAAASAVGLLALLAVQEAAGRLSLALWIPGMLAAVLVMFAMLYTTLRVSPVTAGYLTARAFVLAELTASIHWQLDRFYLDAPAEVKATMMVVIYGGMLGLAWLAERRHLVRGEVFEVGYADLVAALSIATATFIISNLSFVTTATPFSGRIGHEILYIRTLVDLCGYIALYVQHEVRRGFQARREADAMARLLTSQHQQYEMSRRTIDEVNRKYHDMKHHLDAIRAEQDPQSRLRILDDLETSIRDYATQVRTGNDVLDAVLTAKLMYAREQSIHVATVADGRLLSGLRPLDITAIAGNALDNAFEATARLPESQRMVKFSLFAHDDFVMLRVENTFDGHLRRRDGRILTRKVGDGHGYGLRNIEAAAETYGGSVSVDGGAEWFSLRVLLPRDVAATAAR, encoded by the coding sequence ATGAACGAGCTGTACCTCGCCGACATCCCTCGCAGCTTCACCGCCATCGCGGAGTGGGGAGCCTGTTTCGTCTTCGTGCTGATCGTCGCCCGGCGGGCCCGTTGGTGGGTGACGGCCGCGGCGTCCGCCGTGGGGCTGCTCGCGCTGCTCGCGGTGCAGGAAGCAGCCGGGCGCCTCTCGCTCGCGTTGTGGATCCCGGGGATGCTGGCTGCCGTGCTGGTGATGTTCGCCATGCTGTACACGACGCTGCGGGTCTCCCCGGTGACCGCGGGCTACCTCACCGCGCGGGCGTTCGTGCTGGCGGAGCTCACCGCATCCATCCACTGGCAGCTCGATCGGTTCTACCTGGACGCGCCCGCCGAGGTGAAAGCCACGATGATGGTCGTGATCTACGGCGGGATGCTGGGTCTCGCCTGGCTCGCGGAGCGGCGTCATCTGGTACGGGGTGAGGTCTTCGAGGTGGGCTACGCCGATCTCGTCGCCGCGCTCTCGATCGCGACCGCCACGTTCATCATCTCGAACCTCAGCTTCGTGACCACCGCTACGCCCTTCAGCGGCCGCATCGGTCACGAGATCCTCTACATCCGCACCCTCGTCGACCTCTGCGGCTACATCGCGCTCTACGTGCAGCACGAGGTGCGCCGTGGCTTCCAGGCGCGCCGCGAAGCCGACGCGATGGCGCGGCTGCTGACCAGCCAGCACCAGCAGTACGAGATGTCGCGGCGCACGATCGACGAGGTCAACCGCAAGTATCACGACATGAAGCACCACCTCGATGCGATCCGCGCCGAGCAGGATCCGCAGTCGCGACTGCGCATCCTCGACGATCTCGAGACGTCGATCCGCGACTATGCGACGCAGGTGCGCACGGGCAACGACGTGCTCGACGCAGTGCTCACGGCGAAGCTCATGTACGCCAGGGAGCAGAGCATCCACGTCGCCACCGTCGCCGACGGACGGTTGCTGTCGGGGCTGCGTCCACTGGACATCACCGCGATCGCGGGCAACGCCCTCGACAACGCCTTCGAGGCCACGGCGCGGCTTCCCGAGTCGCAGCGGATGGTGAAGTTCTCCCTCTTCGCACACGACGATTTCGTGATGCTGCGGGTGGAGAACACCTTCGACGGGCACCTGCGTCGGCGAGACGGCCGCATCCTCACGCGCAAGGTCGGCGACGGGCACGGGTACGGGCTGCGCAACATCGAGGCGGCCGCGGAGACCTACGGCGGGTCGGTGTCGGTCGACGGCGGTGCCGAGTGGTTCTCGCTCCGGGTGCTGCTTCCGAGGGACGTGGCCGCCACCGCCGCGCGCTGA
- a CDS encoding LytR/AlgR family response regulator transcription factor, with product MIRIGVVEDDPASIDRLLSHLDRFQREHGERFHIGAFRDGRDIIEDYRPDWDILLLDIQMARVDGMTAARRIREVDSEVLIVFVTASPQYAVSGYEVDALSYLLKPVSYPVFAQELGRCLVRLRRRERRHMLFTAADGDRHRLDIADVLYLESAKHNVLIHTLDSDYTVATSLKAMEGELEGEDFFRCNSGYLVNLRHVTGVEGNDCRVRGGVRLQISRPRKKDFLAALAAYIGTRGITA from the coding sequence ATGATCCGCATCGGCGTCGTCGAAGACGATCCGGCCAGCATCGACCGTCTGCTGTCGCACCTGGACCGGTTCCAGCGTGAGCACGGCGAACGCTTCCACATCGGGGCGTTCCGCGACGGACGCGACATCATCGAGGACTACCGTCCCGACTGGGACATCCTGCTGCTGGACATCCAGATGGCGCGTGTGGACGGCATGACGGCCGCACGCCGCATCCGCGAGGTCGACAGCGAAGTGCTCATCGTCTTCGTGACCGCATCCCCGCAGTACGCGGTGAGCGGCTACGAGGTTGATGCCCTGAGCTACCTCCTCAAGCCCGTCTCCTACCCGGTCTTCGCGCAGGAGCTCGGGCGCTGCCTCGTGCGCCTGCGGCGACGCGAACGACGGCACATGCTCTTCACCGCCGCCGATGGCGACCGGCACCGCCTCGACATCGCCGACGTCCTGTACCTGGAGAGCGCCAAGCACAACGTCCTGATCCACACGCTGGACAGCGACTACACCGTCGCGACGTCGCTGAAGGCGATGGAGGGGGAGCTGGAGGGCGAGGACTTTTTCCGCTGCAACAGCGGCTACCTCGTGAACCTCCGGCACGTGACCGGGGTGGAGGGCAACGATTGCCGCGTCCGAGGTGGGGTGCGGCTGCAGATCAGTCGGCCGCGTAAGAAGGACTTCCTCGCCGCGCTGGCCGCGTACATCGGTACGCGCGGGATCACGGCATGA
- a CDS encoding glycosyltransferase family 2 protein — MSSPLLTVAVPAYNCAEFLGRALAALCTSDARVEVVIVNDGSSDATGLLAASYAHTYPDRIRVVHQLNGGHGAAIDTGVAHARGRYLKVLDADDWLSSAALARVLEVLEQVEAAGGVDALFTDFVHDRVGKAPRPTRFDTVFPADRVFGWEDTQRFARRQYLMMHAVIYRTALLRELDLDLPRHTFYVDSLYVLRPLARVRRMYYLPVPLYHYYIGRAGQSVAPEVMLARVDQQLRVNRLALETLPSVEDVRSGRVPAQLYAAQLHYVRALCATVSATLALGGTAQHLAVRRAFWREVKRDRPRIHGHLRRSLVCAGSNLPGYAGRHVTRAAYHLARRYVGFS; from the coding sequence GTGTCATCGCCCCTGCTGACGGTGGCCGTGCCCGCCTACAACTGCGCAGAGTTCCTCGGTCGAGCCCTCGCTGCGCTCTGCACGAGCGACGCGCGCGTCGAGGTCGTCATCGTGAACGACGGCTCGTCGGACGCCACCGGGCTGCTCGCCGCATCCTATGCGCACACGTACCCCGACCGGATCCGTGTGGTGCACCAGCTCAACGGCGGGCACGGGGCGGCGATCGACACCGGTGTCGCCCATGCGCGGGGCCGCTACCTCAAGGTGCTCGACGCCGACGACTGGCTGTCGTCGGCCGCTCTCGCACGAGTGCTCGAGGTCCTCGAGCAGGTGGAGGCTGCCGGGGGAGTCGACGCGTTGTTCACCGACTTCGTGCACGATCGCGTGGGCAAGGCACCGCGCCCGACGCGTTTCGACACGGTCTTCCCGGCCGATCGCGTCTTCGGCTGGGAGGACACGCAGCGCTTCGCGCGTCGGCAGTACCTCATGATGCACGCGGTCATCTACCGCACGGCACTGCTGCGCGAGCTGGATCTGGACCTGCCGCGTCACACGTTCTACGTCGACAGCCTGTACGTGCTGCGTCCGCTCGCGCGCGTGCGCCGCATGTACTACCTGCCCGTCCCGCTGTACCACTACTACATCGGTCGCGCCGGCCAGTCGGTCGCGCCGGAGGTCATGCTGGCCCGCGTCGATCAGCAGCTGCGAGTGAACCGGCTCGCTCTCGAGACCCTGCCGAGTGTCGAGGACGTGCGGTCCGGACGGGTTCCGGCGCAGCTCTACGCCGCGCAGCTGCATTACGTCCGCGCGCTCTGCGCCACCGTGAGCGCCACGCTCGCGCTGGGCGGCACCGCACAGCACCTCGCGGTGCGCCGAGCCTTCTGGCGGGAGGTGAAGCGCGATCGTCCCCGCATCCACGGTCATCTGCGGCGCAGCCTCGTCTGCGCAGGGAGCAACCTGCCGGGGTACGCGGGGCGGCACGTGACACGGGCCGCGTACCACCTCGCCCGACGCTACGTCGGCTTCAGTTGA